One segment of Ficedula albicollis isolate OC2 chromosome 2, FicAlb1.5, whole genome shotgun sequence DNA contains the following:
- the NBEAL2 gene encoding neurobeachin-like protein 2, with protein MAQGPLCPDWLQGQVLCELIGRLAVPRGRSSWRAVIGCWSQPRPPLQKDLSYLQQWLEAFVTSFERVIALPSLEPRRWDPKTPGVSGIKAQLSRQLRSIPRDERGRAQLENGAQLEKGTQLEKGTQLGSGTQLGSGTQLKSGTQLESRENGAQLENGAQLEKGTRPENRTQLENRTQLENGMLHALHLCECFLDPYQTWRRQLSGESISAKEKSKYKFAPAPLPPEFGAFFQESFQAGKQLPETIQLRIIHLFGAILSGSKPNALQAITPAALEVLLGVLQRGGSGAPPSPALLEATLRSVVAAVHVLHGSSPGAGPVSLRSLLDGYFRVLNSDLPAASLAPEAAGGLIALRVLMLDAIPAMLSCQDRPVLQAVFLSNNCFEHIIRLLQNSKLYLGSSREAGEARDEVPTRNGDGLQQVSASSSDAIAVHALGVLTAIMSNSPSAKEVFKERIGYAHLYEVLRSQGQPTQRLLQELLNMAVEGDHGSFPVRAIRNEQPLLILLAWLPALRCRDLQVFLSAWLRRLCEASLPSRLTCVKAGMVGSLLGALASEPALPSACSQNLLELLRSLGSLSIRPGELRQLLRLLRRERGRAPHPYVAPVIRALSGMARGEGAPRALQSFDLSPGMAGIMVPTIQKWPGGAFAFHAWLCLSEEEPEPPVRPKRRQLYSFFTAGGTGFEAFFTAGGVLVVAVCTKKDYMTVALPEFAFNDSAWHCVDIVHVAGRRPFGQNIVSIYADGHLRKTAQLRFPSLHESFTSCCIGSAGHRTTTTPATASHPPASHGPELVFPQHPVLGRSQSVPATLSPHSWTPTQLPTEGVVATTAAGSQDTEWGSPTSLEGHLGSVAIFCEALQQAQVKALFCAGPNVTSPFTLEGDLVELSSKLLLYYTPQACRNNICLDLSPSHGLDGRLTGHKVVNWDIKDVVNCVGGMGVLLPLLEQVVSKTEEPEEEQETNELVGPELTSSRNAQGMLIPLGKSSESRLERNSVAAFLLLLKNFLRNHAVNQESLVQCHGPAVIAALLHKVPGALLDMSALVASQILMEQVASEGSGLLLHLLYQHLLFDFRIWSNSDFAVRLGHIQYLASVVKDHKQRIRRKYGVQFILDSIRTYYGTSREKTTATDDIRTVQTSLFSLVKDFFCRSFSGEEMQSLLNYLAGAQDEQQVCGALEVIHSLLKGSPAQEQLFAFLFEPGHVELLFSLLVQKKFSDEVRERVFKILYKMLKYEKVPERSKSRLKLKDIGYQGLISYLSDVPGSMLLFRCLSEQVLGADPPNYKDLVAVVYLSHRAELSIRLDICRKLFHLIYAQQDLVKQLARLAGWQDTLTKLYVKESYECRQHSLSTSGCPELLRLSEPQGRDRLSPPPAELQELDVFLPLGYEASDQELSEGFSDHSISPSGRTKSFHSYNFKSFDSSDRASRSSSNPGDGAPFDGVYHPLSPFSTSPFDLGLDLASTSSMATAESGTQTPASGPGTPSPLESFKPFPGMRARKSSSLSNVLDESSYQDVLPSDNISNTSNPQQTPEEELCNLLTNIIFSVTWRGVEGWDEPAWRERGQVFSVLTKLGTACELVRPPDEIKRSLLEMMLESALTDLKESGPAALPGLTHNALKLLRLLQDFLFSEGHNNQALWSEKIYEGVSSLLDKLGVWHHLANGTSDLKEMAQTGLRVLLGYILLQDPQLHSLAYVKLHSLLQTTSAPRRDEACYLLGKLETPLRRSLDSRSETFSWLVPIIRTLMDQCYETLQLQQFLPSLPPTNGSPTFYEDFQLFCTTPEWRGFIEKHVQPTMAQFEMDTFARSHDLMSNFWNACYDAMMSSSQRREQEKAASRKLFQELVLEPAAKRCKAENARHANVLKQTNNQHSTVLKQWRSLCRLLTSPRSAWADRNPPEVRWKLSSAETYSRMRLKLVPNLNFDQHLEASALRDNLGADHLQNPAESLPLAMAKEAKVSELEDDQLAEEDLPVLDNQAEPKEQNQREKLVVSEDCELITTVAVVPGRLEVTTQHVYFYDGSSEKEETEGGIGYDFKRPLSHLREVHLRRYNLRRSALELFFIDQANYFLNFRKKVRNKVYSCILGLRPPNQTYFGSRSPQELLKASGLTQKWVLREISNFEYLMQLNTIAGRTYNDLSQYPVFPWILRDYVSETLDLTNPAVFRDLSKPIGVANERHARDVKEKYESFEDPTGTVDKFHYGTHYSNAAGVMHYLIRTEPFTTLHIQLQSGRFDCSDRQFHSVPAAWQARMENPVDVKELIPEFFYFPEFLENQNGFDLGCLQLSNEKVGDVVLPRWARSREDFIHQHRKALESEYVSAHLHEWIDLIFGYKQRGPAAVEALNVFYYCTYEGAVDLDAITDETQRKALEGIISNFGQTPCQLLKEPHPARLSAESAARRLAQLDTRSPNVFENLDQLKSFFVEGISDGVALVQAVVPKNQAHSFITQGSPDILVTVSANGLLGTHNWLPYDKNISNYFSFTKDPTVTNAKTQRFLQGPFAPGADLSSRTLAVSPDGKLLFSGGHWDNSLRVTSLAKGKVVGHITRHIDVVTCLSLDLCGIYLISGSRDTTCMVWQVLQQGGFSSGLAPKPVQVLYGHDAEVTCVAISTELDMAVSGSKDGTIITHTVRRGLFIRSLRPPGESCPPAVLSHLAVGPEGQVVAQTAVGQPSCSKDRFALHLYSVNGKLLSSVPLDREVTAMCLSEDFVVLGTSECGLEIRELQSLRAAVPPVPMRVPVRSVSVTKEKSHILVGLEDGKLIVVGAGQPAEVSGTPSQCPPHCGVLHGDSTGCARHGGHSCPGLRCDDVGGSRQLCTPLARA; from the exons ATGGCACAGGGCCCGCTGTGCCCTGAttggctgcagggacaggtgcTCTGCGAGCTGATTGGCCG ATTGGCCGTTCCCCGTGGGCGGAGCTCATGGAGGGCTGTGATTGGCTGCTGGTCCCAGCCCCGCCCTCCCTTGCAGAAGGACCTGTCCTacctgcagcagtggctggaggCCTTCGTCACCAGCTTCGAGAGGGTCATCGCCCTGCCCTCGCTGGAGCCCCGcaggtgggaccccaaaaccccgGG CGTGTCAGGGATTAAAGCTCAGCTTTCCCGGCAGCTGCGGAGCATCCCGAGGGACGAGCGGGgccgggcacagctggaaaatggggcacagctggagaagggaacacagctggagaaaggaaCACAGCTGGGAagtgggacacagctgggaagtGGGACACAGCTGAAGagtgggacacagctggagagCCGGGAGaatggggcacagctggagaacggggcacagctggagaaggggaCACGGCCAGAAaacaggacacagctggagaACCGGACACAGCTGGAGAACGGGATGCTCCACGCCCTGCACCTCTGCGAGTGCTTCCTCGACCCCTACCAGACCTGGCGGCGGCAGCTGAGCGG ggAATCCATCAGCGCCAAGGAGAAGAGCAAATACAAGTTTGCCCCCGCCCCGCTGCCCCCCGAGTTCGGTGCCTTTTTCCAAG AGAGTTTCcaagctgggaagcagctcccagaaACGATCCAGCTCCGGATTATCCATCTTTTTGGAGCCATCCTCTCTGGATCCAAG CCCAACGCGCTCCAGGCCATCACGCCGGCGGcgctggaggtgctgctgggggtgctgcagcGGGGCGGCAGCGGGGCCCCGCCGTCCCCCGCGCTGCTGGAGGCGACGCTGCGCTCCGTGGTGGCCGCCGTCCACGTCCTGCACGGCTCCAGCCCCGGCGCCGGCCCCGTGTCCCTGCGCAGCCTCCTGGATGGGTATTTCAGGGTGCTCAACTCCGACCTGCCCGCGGCGTCGCTGGCGCCCGAGGCGGCCGGCGGCCTCATCGCCCTGCGGGTGCTCATGTTGG ACGCCATCCCGGCCAtgctgagctgccaggaccGGCCGGTGCTCCAGGCCGTGTTCCTCAGCAACAACTGCTTCGAGCACATCATCCGCCTGCTCCAGAACAGCAAG CTCTACCTCGGCAGCTCGCGGGAGGCGGGTGAAGCCCGTGACGAGGTTCCCACACGGAACGGGGATGGACTGCAGCAG GTCAGCGCCAGCAGCTCCGACGCCATCGCTGTCCACGCCCTCGGCGTGCTCACGGCCATCATGAGCAACTCACCCTCAGCCAAG GAGGTGTTCAAGGAGCGCATCGGCTACGCCCACCTCTACGAGGTGCTGAGGAGCCAGGGCCAGCCCACCCAGCgtctgctccaggagctcctcaACATG GCAGTGGAGGGTGACCACGGCTCCTTCCCGGTGCGTGCCATCCGCAACGAGCAGCCCCTGCTGAtcctgctggcctggctgcCGGCGCTGCGCTGCCGGGATCTCCAGGTGTTCCTGTCGGCGTGGCTGCGGCGCCTCTGCGAGGCCTCCCTGCCCAGCCGCCTCACCTGCGTCAAGGCGGGCATGGTGGGCTCCCTGCTGGGCGCCCTGGCCAGCGAGCCAGCACTTCCCAGCGCCTGCTCCCAAaacctgctggagctgctgcgctccttgggcagcctgtccATCCGGCCCGGCGAGCTGCggcagct cctgcggcTGCTGCGGCGCGAGCGGGGCCGGGCGCCGCATCCCTACGTGGCTCCGGTCATCCGGGCGCTGTCGGGCATGGCCAGGGGCGAGGGCGCTCCCCGGGCACTGCAGAGCTTCGACCTGAGCCCGGGCATGGCCGGCATCATGGTGCCCACCATCCAGAAGTGGCCGGGCGGCGCCTTCGCCTTCCACgcctggctgtgcctgagcGAGGAGGAGCCGGAGCCGCCGGTCAGGCCCAAGAGGAGGCAGCTCTACAG CTTCTTCACGGCGGGCGGGACGGGCTTTGAGGCGTTCTTCACGGCGGGCGGCGTGCTGGTGGTGGCCGTGTGCACCAAGAAGGATTACAtgacagtggcactgccagagTTTGCCTTCAATGACTCTGCTTGG CACTGTGTTGACATTGTCCACGTTGCCGGCCGCCGGCCCTTCGGCCAGAACATCGTCAGCATCTACGCCGACGGGCACctgaggaaaacagcacagctccGCTTCCCGTCCCTCCACGAG tccttcacctcctgctgcATCGGCTCCGCGGGCCACCGGACCACCacga cgcctgCCACTGCCAGCCACCCCCCCGCCTCCCACGGGCCAGAGCTGGTCTTCCCCCAACACCCTGTGCTGGGACGATCCCAGTCTGTCCCTGCCACCCTCAGTCCCCACTCTTGGACCCCCACCCAGCTGCCCACGGAGGGGGTGGTGGCCACCACGGCCGCTGGAAGCCAGGACACGGAGTGGGGCAGCCCCACCTCGCTGGAGGGTCACCTGGGCTCCGTGGCCATCTTCTGTGAGGCTCTGCAGCAAGCCCAGGTCAAGGCTCTCTTCTGTGCAG GACCAAATGTCACATCCCCGTTCACGCTGGAAGGTGACTTGGTGGAGCTCAGCAGTAAACTCTTGCTGTACTACACCCCCCAG GCCTGCAGGAACAACATCTGCTTGGACCTCTCTCCCAGCCACGGCTTGGATGGGAGGCTGACGGGACACAAGGTGGTCAACTGGGACATCAAG gaCGTGGTCAACTGTGTGGGTGGGATGGGggtgctcctgcccctgctcgAGCAGGTGGTGTCCAAGACAGAGGAGCccgaggaggagcaggagaccAACGAGCTGGTGGGGCCGGAGCTGACGTCCTCCAGGAACGCCCAGGGCATGCTCATCCCGCTGGGAAAGTCCTCAG agagcaggctggagaggaacaGCGtggctgctttcctgctgctgctgaagaacTTCCTGCGGAACCACGCGGTGAACCAGGAGAGCCTGGTGCAGTGCCACGGGCCGGCCGTCATCGCAGCGCTGCTGCACAAG GTCCCCGGCGCGCTGCTGGACATGAGCGCCTTGGTGGCCTCGCAGATCCTCATGGAGCAGGTGGCCTCCGAGGGCAGcgggctcctgctgcacctcctcTACCAGCACCTCCTCTTCGATTTCCGCATCTGGAGCAACAGCGACTTCGCCGTGCGCttag GTCACATCCAGTACCTGGCCAGCGTGGTCAAGGACCACAAGCAGCGCATCCGCAGGAAGTACGGGGTGCAGTTCATCCTGGACTCCATCCGCACCTACTACGG CACCTCCAGGGAGAAGACCACAGCCACCGACGACATCAGGACAGTGCAGACATCCCTCTTCAGCCTGGTGAAGGATTTCTTCTGCAGGAGCTTCTCTGGGGAGGAGATGCAGAGCTTGCTGAACTAcctggctggggcacaggaTGAGCAGCAG GTGTGTGGGGCACTGGAGGTGATCCACAGCCTGCTGAAgggctccccagcccaggagcagctcttcGCCTTCCTCTTCGAGCCGGGCCACGTGGAgctgctcttctccctgctggTGCAGAAGAAGTTCTCGGATGAAGTGCGGGAAAGGGTCTTCAAG ATCCTCTACAAGATGCTGAAGTACGAGAAGGTCCCTGAGCGCAGCAAGAGCCGCCTGAAGCTGAAGGACATCGGGTACCAGGGGCTCATCTCCTACCTCAGCGACGTTCCCGGCTCCATGCTGCTCTTCCGCTGCCTCTCGGAgcaggtgctgggagcag ACCCTCCCAACTACAAGGACCTGGTGGCCGTGGTGTACCTGTCCCACCGGGCTGAGCTGAGCATCCGGCTCGACATCTGCCGCAAG ctcttccacCTGATCTATGCACAGCAGGACCTGGTGAAGCAGCTGGCCAGGTTGGCTGGCTGGCAGGACACGCTCACCAAGCTCTATGTGAAGGAATCCTACGAGTGCcgccagcacagcctgagcaccTCGGGCTGCCCGGAGCTGCTGCGCCTCTcggagccccagggcagggacaggctgagcccTCCCCCCGCCGAGCTCCAGGAGCTCGATGTCTTCCTCCCTCTGGGCTACGAGGCCTCGGACCAGGAGCTCTCCGAGGGCTTCTCCGACCACTCCATCTCCCCCAGCGGCCGCACCAAGTCCTTCCACTCCTACAACTTCAAGTCCTTCGACTCCTCGGACCGCGCCAGCCGCTCGTCCTCCAACCCCGGGGACGGTGCCCCCTTCGACGGCGTCTACCACCCGCTGTCCCCCTTCTCCACCTCGCCCTTCGACCTGGGGCTGGACCtggccagcaccagctccatgGCCACGGCCGAGAGCGGCACCCAGACCCCGGCCAGCGGCCCCGGCACCCCCTCGCCCCTGGAGAGCTTCAAGCCCTTCCCGGGAATGCGAGCGCGCAAGAGCTCCAGCCTGTCCAACGTGCTGGACGAGAGCAGCTACCAGGACGTGCTGCCCAGCGACAACATCTCCAACACCAGCAACCCCCAG CAAACCCCCGAGGAGGAGCTGTGCAACCTCCTGACCAACATCATCTTCTCGGTGACGTGGCGCGGGGTGGAGGGCTGGGACGAGCCGGCCTGGCGGGAGCGTGGCCAGGTTTTCTCGGTGCTCACCAAGCTGGGCACGGCCTGCGAGCTGGTGCGGCCGCCGGACGAGATCAAGCGCAG CCTGCTGGAGATGATGCTGGAGTCGGCGCTGACGGACCTGAAGGAGTCGGGCCCGGCGGCGCTGCCCGGCCTCACCCACAACGCCCTCAAGCTGCTGCGGCTGCTCCAGGACTTCCTCTTCTCCGAGGGACACAACAACCAGGCCCTGTGGAGCGAGAAG ATCTACGAGGGGGTCAGCAGCCTGCTGGACAAGCTGGGCGTGTGGCACCACCTGGCCAACGGCACCTCGGACCTCAAGGAGATGGCGCAGACGGGGCTGCGGGTGCTGCTGGGGTacatcctgctgcaggacccCCAG cTGCACTCTCTGGCCTATGTGAAGctgcacagcctcctgcagaCCACGTCAGCCCCACGCAGGGACGAGGCTTGTTACCTGCTGGGCAAGCTGGAGACGCCCCTGCGGCGCTCGCTGGACTCCAGGTCGGAGACCTTCTCCTGGTTGGTGCCCATCATCCGCACGCTGATGGATCAGTGCTACGagaccctgcagctgcagcagttccTGCCCTCGCTGCCCCCCACCAACGGCAGCCCCACCTTCTACGAGGATTTCCAGCTCTTCTGCACCACCCCGGAGTGGAGGGGCTTCATCGAGAAGCAC GTGCAGCCCACCATGGCCCAGTTTGAGATGGACACGTTTGCCAGGAGCCACGACCTGATGTCCAATTTCTGGAACGCCTGTTACGATGCCATGATGAGCAGCTCCCAGCGCCGCGAGCAGGAGAAGGCGGCCAGCCGCAAATTGTTCCAG gagctggtgctggagccGGCGGCCAAGCGCTGCAAGGCGGAGAACGCCCGGCACGCCAACGTCCTCAAGCAGACCAACAACCAGCACAGCACCGTGCTGAAGCAGTGGCGCTCCCTGTGCCGCCTGCTCACCTCGCCCCGCTCTGCCTGGGCCGACCG GAACCCGCCCGAGGTTCGCTGGAAGCTGTCCAGCGCCGAGACCTACTCCCGCATGAGGCTGAAGCTGGTGCCCAACCTCAATTTCGACCAACACCTGGAGGCCAGCGCCCTACGGGACAATCTGG GAGCTGACCACCTCCAGAACCCTGCCGAGTCCCTCCCGCTCGCCATGGCCAAGGAGGCCAAGGTGAGCGAGCTGGAGGATGACCAGCTGGCCGAGGAGGACCTGCCTGTCCTGGACAACCA ggctgagcccaAGGAGCAGAACCAGCGGGAGAAGCTGGTGGTGTCGGAGGACTGCGAGCTCATCACCACGGTGGCCGTGGTCCCCGGGCGCCTGGAGGTGACGACCCAGCACGTTTATTTCTACGACGGCAGCAGCGAGAAGGAGGAGACGGAGGGAG GGATCGGCTACGACTTCAAGCGCCCCTTGTCCCACCTGCGCGAGGTTCACCTGCGCCGCTACAACCTGCGCCGCTCCGCCCTCGAGCTCTTCTTCATCGACCAGGCCAACTACTTCCTCAACTTCAGAAAGAAG GTGAGGAACAAGGTGTATTCCTGCATCCTTGGCCTGCGGCCCCCCAACCAGACCTATTTTGGCAGCCGGtccccccaggagctgctcaaaGCCTCAGGACTCACACAG aAATGGGTCCTGCGGGAGATCTCCAACTTCGAGTACCTCATGCAGCTGAACACCATTGCAGGGCGCACCTACAACGACCTGTCCCAGTACCCTGTG TTCCCCTGGATCCTGCGGGATTACGTCTCGGAGACCCTGGACCTCACCAACCCGGCCGTGTTCCGGGACCTGTCCAAGCCCATCGGGGTGGCCAACGAGCGGCACGCCCGCGACGTCAAGGAGAA GTATGAGAGCTTTGAGGACCCCACGGGCACGGTGGACAAGTTCCACTACGGCACTCACTACTCCAACGCCGCCGGGGTCATGCACTACCTGATCCGCACCGAGCCCTTCACCACCCTCCACATCCAGCTGCAGAGCGGCAG GTTTGACTGCTCGGACCGGCAGTTCCACTCGGTGCCGGCGGCGTGGCAAGCCCGCATGGAGAACCCGGTGGACGTCAAGGAGCTCATCCCGGAGTTCTTCTACTTCCCGGAGTTCCTGGAGAACCAGAACG GCTTTGACCTGGGCTGTCTGCAGCTCTCCAATGAGAAGGTTGGGGACGTGGTGCTGCCGCGGTGGGCACGGTCCCGCGAGGACTTCATCCACCAGCACCGCAAAGCCCTG GAGTCGGAATATGTCTCCGCCCACCTCCACGAGTGGATCGACCTCATTTTTGGGTACAAGCAGCGCGGCCCGGCCGCCGTGGAGGCCCTGAACGTCTTCTACTACTGCACCTATGAGG GGGCCGTGGATCTGGACGCCATCACTGACGAGACGCAGCGCAAAGCTCTGGAGGGCATCATCAGCAACTTCGGGCAGAcgccctgccagctgctcaaG GAGCCCCACCCAGCCCGGCTGTCGGCAGAGAGCGCTGCCCGCAGGCTGGCCCAGCTCGACACCCGCTCCCCAAACGTCTTTGAGAACCTGGACCAGCTCAAGTCCTTCTTTGTGGAG gGCATCAGCGATGGGGTGGCCCTGGTGCAGGCCGTGGTCCCCAAGAACCAGGCGCATTCCTTCATCACTCAGGGATCCCCCGACATCCTG gTCACCGTCAGTGCCAACGGCTTGTTGGGGACCCATAACTGGCTGCCCTACGACAAGAACATCTCCAACTACTTCAGCTTCACCAAAGACCCCACTGTCACCAACGCCAA GACCCAGCGCTTCCTGCAGGGCCCCTTCGCCCCCGGGGCCGACCTGAGCTCCCGCACGCTGGCCGTGTCCCCTGATGGGAAGCTGCTCTTCAGcgggggacactgggacaaCAGCCTCCGTGTCACCTCGCTGGCCAAGGGCAAGGTCGTGGGGCACATCACCCGGCACATTG ATGTTGTCACCTGCCTGTCACTCGACCTCTGCGGCATCTACCTCATTTCTGGCTCGCGGGACACCACCTGCATGGTGTGGCAGGTCCTACAGCAG GGTGGCTTTTCCAGCGGCTTGGCTCCCAAACCCGTCCAGGTGCTGTACGGCCACGACGCCGAGGTGACGTGTGTGGCCATCAGCACCGAGCTGGACATGGCCGTGTCCGGCTCCAAG